In a single window of the Flavobacterium ammoniigenes genome:
- the uvrB gene encoding excinuclease ABC subunit UvrB produces the protein MNFQVVSDYQPKGDQPQAIEKLARGITDGEQFQTLLGVTGSGKTFTVANVIQEVQRPTLVLAHNKTLAAQLYSEFKQFFPNNAVEYFVSYYDYYQPEAFMPVTGVFIEKDLSINEELEKMRLSTTSSLLSGRRDILVVASVSCLYGIGNPVEFQKNVIALERDQAISRTKLLHSLVQSLYSRTEADFTPGTFRIKGDTVEVYPSYADDAFRIHFFGDEIEEIESFDVKNAQVLEKFEKLTIYPANMFVTSPDVLQNAIWEIQQDLVKQVDYFKEIGKHLEAKRLEERTNFDLEMIRELGYCSGIENYSRYLDGRAAGTRPFCLLDYFPKDFLMVVDESHVTLSQVHAMYGGDRSRKENLVEYGFRLPAAMDNRPLKFEEFEAMQNQVIYVSATPADYELQKTDGVVVEQVIRPTGLLDPIIEVRPSLNQIDDLIEEIQQRCELDERVLVTTLTKRMAEELAKYLTKVSIRCRYIHSDVDTLERIEIMQDLRKGLFDVLIGVNLLREGLDLPEVSLVTILDADKEGFLRSHRSLTQTIGRAARNLNGKAIMYADKITDSMQKTIDETNYRRTKQINFNIENNQVPQALNKKIDSAFTKNPLVEYELGHTLNVAAEPETAYLTKAEIDKLIREKRKSMEKAAKDLDFMQAAKLRDEIKKLQEQAS, from the coding sequence ATGAATTTCCAAGTAGTATCAGATTACCAACCCAAAGGCGACCAACCGCAAGCTATTGAAAAATTAGCGCGTGGAATTACTGATGGCGAACAATTCCAAACCTTATTAGGAGTTACGGGATCTGGTAAAACATTTACGGTGGCCAATGTTATTCAAGAAGTGCAACGACCTACTTTGGTTTTGGCACACAATAAAACTTTGGCGGCGCAATTGTATTCGGAATTCAAGCAATTTTTCCCCAACAATGCGGTAGAATATTTTGTTTCCTACTACGATTATTACCAACCTGAAGCATTTATGCCCGTAACAGGCGTCTTTATTGAAAAGGATTTATCCATCAATGAAGAGCTAGAAAAAATGCGTTTAAGCACGACCTCTTCCCTACTTTCTGGTCGAAGAGATATTTTGGTAGTAGCTTCGGTTTCCTGTTTGTACGGTATTGGAAATCCCGTAGAATTTCAAAAAAACGTGATAGCTTTAGAACGCGATCAAGCGATATCCAGAACCAAATTACTACACAGTTTAGTTCAGAGTTTATATTCCCGAACCGAAGCCGATTTCACTCCAGGAACCTTCCGAATTAAAGGCGACACGGTGGAAGTTTATCCAAGTTATGCGGATGACGCTTTTCGTATTCATTTCTTTGGGGACGAAATCGAAGAAATCGAGAGCTTTGATGTTAAAAATGCCCAAGTGTTAGAGAAGTTTGAAAAACTTACTATATATCCCGCAAACATGTTTGTGACTTCACCCGATGTGCTACAAAATGCCATTTGGGAAATCCAACAAGATTTGGTCAAACAAGTCGATTATTTTAAAGAAATTGGCAAGCATTTGGAAGCGAAACGCCTTGAAGAACGCACCAATTTTGATTTGGAAATGATCCGAGAATTGGGGTATTGCTCCGGCATCGAAAATTATTCTCGTTACCTTGACGGCCGAGCAGCTGGTACACGACCGTTTTGTTTACTGGACTATTTCCCAAAAGACTTTTTAATGGTGGTAGACGAAAGTCACGTTACCTTATCGCAAGTGCATGCTATGTATGGCGGTGACCGAAGTCGAAAAGAAAACTTAGTTGAATACGGTTTCCGTTTGCCTGCCGCTATGGACAACCGACCGTTGAAATTTGAAGAATTTGAAGCCATGCAAAATCAAGTGATTTATGTATCGGCGACTCCAGCTGACTATGAATTGCAAAAAACAGATGGCGTTGTTGTAGAACAAGTCATTCGACCAACGGGACTATTGGATCCCATTATTGAAGTGCGACCAAGTTTGAATCAGATCGATGATTTGATCGAAGAAATTCAACAACGCTGCGAATTAGACGAGCGTGTTTTAGTCACCACTTTGACGAAAAGAATGGCTGAAGAATTAGCCAAATATTTGACTAAAGTGTCTATTCGTTGTCGTTATATTCATTCGGATGTGGATACTTTGGAACGCATCGAAATCATGCAGGATTTACGAAAAGGATTGTTTGATGTATTGATTGGTGTCAACTTATTGCGGGAAGGTTTGGACTTACCTGAAGTGTCTTTGGTAACCATTTTAGATGCCGACAAAGAAGGTTTTTTGCGAAGTCATCGCTCGTTAACCCAAACCATTGGACGTGCCGCACGTAACCTAAATGGAAAAGCCATTATGTATGCGGATAAAATTACCGATAGCATGCAAAAAACTATTGATGAAACCAATTACCGAAGAACCAAACAGATTAATTTCAATATTGAAAATAATCAGGTTCCACAGGCTTTGAATAAAAAAATTGATTCGGCATTTACCAAAAACCCATTGGTGGAATACGAATTGGGACATACTTTAAATGTAGCTGCTGAGCCTGAAACCGCTTATTTAACCAAAGCAGAAATTGATAAATTAATTCGCGAAAAGCGCAAATCAATGGAAAAAGCAGCCAAAGATTTGGACTTTATGCAGGCAGCCAAATTACGTGACGAAATCAAAAAATTACAAGAACAAGCGTCTTAA
- a CDS encoding dipeptide epimerase, with product MELILKAYDLKLKHTFTISRKSIDVQPCVIVTLIDGEFSGFGEASSNPYYNITVPMMIADLEKIRPIIETSGTETPEGFWAKIYPYLKDNLFALCALDNAYNDLYARKKGKKLYELWNYTTENNPLTDYTIGIAPIEKMVAKMEELPWPIYKIKLGTEEDIAIVKTLRQHSNAIFRIDANCGWGVDETIQNSIALKKLGVEFLEQPLKADDWEGHKEVYKHSALPIIADESCIKEEDVAKCYHHFHGVNIKLAKCGGLTPGRRMIQEAKRLGLRTMAGCMTESTVGISAIAQLLPELDYVDMDGPLLLSEDIARGVTMEFGKINYANGSGTGVELL from the coding sequence ATGGAACTGATTTTAAAAGCCTACGACCTTAAATTAAAACACACTTTTACCATTTCCAGAAAGTCCATTGATGTGCAACCCTGCGTGATTGTGACTTTAATTGATGGAGAATTCTCTGGTTTTGGTGAAGCCTCTTCGAATCCCTATTACAATATTACGGTACCCATGATGATCGCAGATTTGGAAAAAATCAGACCTATCATTGAAACTTCAGGAACTGAAACTCCCGAAGGGTTTTGGGCCAAAATTTATCCTTATTTAAAAGACAACTTGTTTGCTTTATGCGCTTTGGACAATGCATATAATGATTTATATGCACGCAAAAAAGGAAAGAAGTTGTATGAATTATGGAATTACACCACCGAAAATAATCCATTAACTGATTATACCATTGGCATTGCTCCTATTGAAAAAATGGTAGCTAAAATGGAAGAATTACCTTGGCCTATTTATAAAATTAAATTGGGAACCGAAGAAGATATTGCCATTGTCAAAACTCTTCGTCAACACAGTAATGCTATTTTTAGAATTGATGCCAATTGTGGTTGGGGAGTCGATGAAACGATTCAGAATTCGATCGCATTAAAAAAACTGGGGGTCGAATTTTTAGAACAACCTCTAAAGGCAGACGACTGGGAAGGACATAAAGAAGTTTATAAACATTCTGCTTTACCAATAATTGCAGATGAAAGTTGTATCAAAGAAGAAGATGTGGCAAAATGTTACCATCATTTTCACGGAGTTAATATCAAATTAGCAAAATGTGGTGGGCTCACACCTGGGAGACGCATGATTCAAGAAGCCAAACGCTTGGGGTTACGCACCATGGCAGGCTGCATGACCGAATCTACTGTGGGTATTTCTGCCATTGCACAACTACTACCTGAATTGGATTATGTCGATATGGATGGTCCCTTGTTACTGAGCGAAGATATTGCGCGAGGTGTCACTATGGAATTCGGTAAAATCAATTATGCGAATGGTAGCGGAACCGGAGTGGAATTATTATAA
- a CDS encoding alpha/beta hydrolase, which produces MIQRLALFFLVCFAFSTTFAQQAILSTASKQVATFTIKAPQLNTDKKIWIYLPKKYDSSKKKYPVIYMHDAQNLFDAKTSYVGEWNIDEKLDSLNAQVIIVGIEHGNEKRIDELTPFKNAKYSGGNADNYLRFIVETLKPEIDTKYRTKSDTENTGIIGSSLGGLVSYYAVLKYPEIFGKAGVFSPSFWFNRKEINELTQKNPPLKAKIYFLCGDYEGDADVIPDLNTIHNLITAKRDANLNLSKIRIVKGGQHNEKLWRDGFVKAYLWLF; this is translated from the coding sequence ATGATTCAACGTCTAGCTCTATTCTTTCTAGTATGTTTTGCATTTAGTACAACATTTGCACAACAAGCTATATTAAGTACCGCATCAAAACAAGTGGCAACTTTCACCATAAAAGCACCGCAACTTAACACCGATAAGAAGATCTGGATTTATTTACCAAAAAAATACGATTCGTCTAAAAAGAAATATCCTGTAATCTATATGCACGACGCACAAAATCTTTTCGATGCCAAAACTTCATATGTTGGCGAATGGAATATTGACGAAAAATTGGACAGTCTTAATGCTCAAGTAATTATTGTGGGAATTGAGCATGGGAACGAAAAACGTATTGATGAATTAACGCCATTTAAAAATGCAAAATATAGTGGCGGAAATGCCGACAATTACCTCCGATTTATTGTGGAAACACTAAAGCCGGAAATAGACACTAAATACAGAACAAAATCAGACACCGAAAATACAGGTATTATTGGAAGTTCTCTTGGCGGATTAGTTTCTTATTATGCGGTTTTAAAATACCCTGAAATTTTCGGAAAAGCAGGTGTTTTTTCACCTTCTTTTTGGTTCAACCGAAAAGAAATCAACGAATTGACACAAAAAAATCCTCCGCTAAAAGCTAAAATTTATTTTCTGTGCGGAGACTATGAAGGCGATGCAGATGTCATTCCTGACCTAAATACAATTCACAATTTGATAACAGCAAAAAGAGATGCCAATTTGAATTTATCCAAAATAAGAATTGTCAAAGGAGGACAACATAACGAAAAATTATGGAGAGATGGTTTTGTAAAAGCGTATCTTTGGCTTTTTTAA
- a CDS encoding DUF1456 family protein produces the protein MTNNDIFKKLRVALMLRDDQIVEILELVDFRISKSELGAFFRDEKHENYMECGDQVLRNFLNGLVIHLRGTKENPKNPNDVLAKHKAEIPKKDNTKERPEFKASPRDPEKARGDQKPKSYPGAKKPFKKGNAKATPKVQVVEKVQFKNGKNK, from the coding sequence ATGACCAATAACGATATCTTTAAAAAATTACGTGTCGCCTTGATGCTTCGTGATGACCAAATAGTGGAGATTTTAGAATTAGTAGATTTTAGAATTTCAAAATCAGAATTAGGGGCTTTCTTCCGTGATGAAAAACACGAAAACTATATGGAATGTGGTGACCAAGTGTTGCGTAATTTTTTAAACGGATTAGTCATTCATTTGAGAGGTACTAAAGAAAATCCAAAAAATCCAAATGATGTATTAGCTAAACACAAAGCTGAAATTCCGAAGAAAGATAACACTAAAGAAAGACCTGAATTTAAGGCCAGTCCGAGAGATCCTGAAAAAGCAAGAGGAGATCAAAAACCAAAATCGTATCCTGGAGCTAAGAAGCCGTTTAAGAAAGGTAATGCTAAAGCAACTCCAAAAGTACAAGTGGTAGAAAAAGTACAATTCAAAAACGGGAAGAATAAATAA
- the sucC gene encoding ADP-forming succinate--CoA ligase subunit beta produces MNIHEYQGKEILSSYGVRIQRGIVANSPVEAVAAAKQLTAETGTGWYVVKAQVHAGGRGKGGGVKLAKNLQQVEEISEQIIGMQLVTPQTSAEGKKVHKVLIAEDVYYPGESETSEFYVSVLLNRATGRNMIMYSTEGGMDIEEVAEHTPHLIFTEEIDPAVGLQGFQARRIAFNLGLSGNAFKEMVKFIDSLYNAYIGSDASMFEINPVLKTSDDKILAVDAKVNIDDNALYRQKTYADMRDIREENPIEVEAKEVGLNYVDLDGTVGCMVNGAGLAMATMDLIKYAGFEPANFLDVGGTADAKRVETAFRIILKDPNVKAILINIFGGIVRCDRVAQGVVDAYKNMGDAIKVPIIVRLQGTNAAIAKELIDNSGMPILSAVEFQEAADQVQAALS; encoded by the coding sequence ATGAACATACACGAATATCAAGGAAAAGAGATTCTATCTAGCTATGGAGTTCGCATTCAACGCGGAATTGTAGCTAATAGTCCAGTAGAAGCTGTTGCTGCAGCGAAACAATTAACTGCCGAAACCGGAACCGGTTGGTACGTTGTTAAAGCACAAGTTCACGCAGGTGGACGTGGAAAAGGTGGTGGAGTAAAGTTGGCTAAAAACTTACAACAAGTAGAAGAGATTTCTGAGCAAATCATCGGAATGCAATTAGTAACTCCTCAAACTTCTGCAGAAGGTAAAAAAGTACACAAAGTTTTAATTGCTGAGGATGTATACTATCCAGGTGAAAGCGAAACCTCTGAATTTTATGTTTCTGTTTTATTGAACAGAGCCACAGGTCGTAATATGATTATGTATTCTACAGAAGGTGGAATGGATATCGAAGAAGTAGCTGAACATACACCACATTTAATTTTTACAGAAGAAATTGATCCTGCTGTTGGATTGCAAGGATTTCAAGCAAGACGAATTGCTTTTAATTTAGGACTTTCTGGAAATGCTTTCAAAGAAATGGTAAAATTCATTGATTCGTTATACAATGCGTATATCGGTTCAGATGCCTCTATGTTTGAAATTAATCCAGTTTTAAAAACTTCAGATGATAAAATTTTAGCAGTGGATGCTAAAGTAAATATTGACGATAACGCTTTATACAGACAAAAAACGTATGCTGACATGCGTGATATCCGTGAGGAAAATCCAATCGAAGTAGAAGCAAAAGAAGTAGGCTTAAATTATGTTGACCTTGACGGAACTGTTGGATGTATGGTAAACGGAGCTGGATTAGCGATGGCGACTATGGATTTAATTAAATATGCAGGTTTTGAACCAGCTAACTTTCTTGACGTAGGAGGAACTGCTGATGCAAAACGTGTTGAGACTGCTTTCCGTATTATCTTAAAAGATCCAAACGTAAAAGCTATCCTAATCAATATTTTTGGTGGAATTGTTCGTTGTGACCGTGTGGCGCAAGGAGTTGTTGATGCCTACAAAAATATGGGTGATGCGATTAAAGTGCCAATCATTGTTCGTTTACAAGGTACAAACGCAGCTATTGCAAAAGAATTAATTGATAATTCAGGAATGCCAATTTTATCTGCTGTTGAATTCCAAGAAGCAGCGGACCAAGTTCAAGCGGCACTTTCTTAA
- the gltB gene encoding glutamate synthase large subunit, with the protein MKVKEQGLYLPEFEHDNCGAGFICNLNGIKSNDIIHKALDILIKLEHRGAVSADGRTGDGAGILFDIPDAFFKKVCHFELPEVREYAVGMLFLPKSQNQVDFCIKTFEKCVQDQNLQILGWRDVPVDVSNLGQVAAEKEPTIKQVFVGKNGLKITEQEFNAKLFAARKISEHAIRNSKTSESHRYYFTSLSTTTIIYKGLLMPEDISRYYTDLTDTDLVTRLALVHQRFSTNTFPSWDLAQPFRYMCHNGEINTLRGNVSRMRSREELMESPIFGDDIKKLFPIILEGKSDSASMDMVVELLLMTGRSLPEAMMMVVPEAWEKHQTMSKEKKAFYEYNACIMEPWDGPASIPFTDGNVIGALLDRNGLRPSRYTLTKSGFVIMSSEIGVLDIDPEDVIQHGRLEPGKMFLVDMNEGRIIEDEEVKNAVVTKRPYQKWLDGNLVQLAQIPYTNNPIPTETIDFHTRQRLFGYTIEDLKTIINPMGAKGAEAISSMGNDTPLAVLSEQPQLLYNYFKQLFAQVTNPPLDGIREEIITDISLAVGGDFNIFDIDEKHSKKIKIQNPVISNEDLDKIRNIDHADFKSVTISTLYKIEKGVNGLERSLEKCIQATFKAVSEGCNIVILSDRGVTEKLAPIPMLLACSYIHHTLNKLGVRSKFGIIIESAEPREPHHFALLFGYGASAINPYMVNEIIHDQVNEGHITGVKADYAITNYNKAIAKGIVKIMNKIGISTLHSYKAAQIFEILGLNKSFSTKYFPFTPSRIEGIGLMEVEKEIKKRHQKAFPNSKIANLLPLEIGGIYRWRRSGEKHMFNPTTIAKLQQAVRLNSPEAYQQYSDMVNNQSKNLMTIRGLFEFNNLDPISIDEVEPWTEIVKKFKTGAMSYGSISSEAHENLAIAMNRIGGKSNSGEGGENPKRFQKELNGDSKNSAIKQVASGRFGVSINYLTNAKEIQIKMAQGAKPGEGGQLPGEKVVPWIAETRNSTPYVGLISPPPHHDIYSIEDLSQLIFDLKNANREARVNVKLVSEVGVGTIAAGVAKAKADVILISGYDGGTGAAPLTSLQHTGIPWELGLAEAQQTLILNDLRSRVVLECDGQLKTGRDVAVAALLGAEEFGFATAPLVASGCIMMRACHLNTCPVGIATQDPELRKNFKGTPEHVINFMYFIAEELRQIMAQLGFRTLKEMVGQSQKLNVNKAIDHYKANGLDLSAILYKPEKANVVPNHNTTSQDHALENVLDFDIIKAAIPSIYRKEKTRVTFNIKNTDRSVGAILSNEISKIYGAQGLPDDTILVDFTGSAGQSFGAFATNGLSFKIHGNCNDYLGKGLSGGKLIIKVPPTATFKPEENIIIGNVALYGAITGEAYINGMAGERFAVRNSGATAVVEGIGDHGCEYMTGGNVVILGKTGRNFAAGMSGGIAYVYDPEKKFDATVCNMEMVAFEENDAEDITKLRRLIKNHSMYTNSPLAKRILADWENQQKHFIKVMPTDYKKALQRLAEENKVEELIAQ; encoded by the coding sequence ATGAAAGTTAAAGAACAAGGCCTTTATTTACCAGAATTTGAGCACGACAATTGTGGTGCAGGATTTATCTGTAATTTGAATGGAATCAAGTCGAATGATATTATACACAAAGCACTTGACATCCTAATTAAATTAGAGCACCGTGGTGCGGTAAGTGCCGATGGAAGAACGGGAGATGGAGCTGGAATTTTATTTGATATTCCAGATGCGTTCTTTAAAAAAGTATGCCATTTCGAGCTACCAGAAGTTCGCGAATATGCAGTAGGTATGCTTTTTTTACCGAAAAGTCAGAATCAAGTTGATTTTTGTATCAAAACATTTGAAAAATGTGTACAAGATCAAAATTTACAAATATTAGGTTGGAGAGATGTTCCTGTTGATGTATCTAATTTAGGACAAGTAGCAGCAGAAAAAGAACCAACAATCAAACAAGTTTTTGTTGGTAAAAATGGATTGAAAATTACTGAACAAGAATTCAATGCTAAATTATTTGCTGCAAGAAAAATTTCGGAGCATGCGATCCGCAACTCTAAAACTTCGGAAAGCCACCGATACTATTTCACAAGTTTATCTACTACAACTATTATATACAAAGGTTTATTGATGCCGGAAGACATCAGTAGATACTATACTGATTTAACTGATACCGATTTAGTTACGAGATTGGCTTTGGTTCACCAACGTTTCTCAACTAACACTTTTCCATCTTGGGATTTGGCGCAACCATTTAGATACATGTGTCATAATGGGGAGATCAATACCTTGAGAGGAAATGTAAGCCGCATGCGTTCTCGTGAAGAATTGATGGAAAGTCCAATCTTCGGAGACGATATCAAAAAATTATTCCCTATTATCTTAGAAGGAAAATCTGATTCCGCCTCTATGGATATGGTAGTTGAATTGTTATTGATGACAGGACGTTCTTTACCCGAAGCGATGATGATGGTGGTTCCAGAAGCTTGGGAAAAACACCAAACCATGTCGAAAGAGAAAAAAGCATTCTACGAATACAATGCTTGTATCATGGAACCTTGGGATGGTCCTGCTTCTATTCCGTTTACTGACGGAAATGTAATTGGAGCTTTATTGGATAGAAATGGACTACGTCCTTCTCGTTATACGTTGACAAAAAGTGGATTCGTAATCATGTCATCTGAAATTGGTGTATTGGATATCGATCCAGAAGATGTAATTCAACACGGACGTTTAGAGCCAGGAAAAATGTTCTTGGTTGACATGAACGAAGGTCGAATCATTGAAGATGAAGAAGTTAAAAATGCAGTGGTGACCAAACGTCCTTACCAAAAATGGTTGGATGGTAATTTGGTTCAATTGGCACAAATACCTTACACAAACAACCCTATCCCAACCGAAACTATCGATTTCCATACGAGACAGCGTTTGTTTGGCTATACTATTGAAGATTTAAAAACCATCATTAACCCTATGGGAGCCAAAGGTGCTGAAGCGATCAGTTCTATGGGTAATGATACTCCACTAGCTGTTTTATCAGAACAACCGCAATTATTATACAACTATTTCAAACAATTATTTGCTCAGGTAACCAACCCTCCTTTGGATGGTATTCGTGAGGAAATCATTACTGATATTAGTTTGGCTGTAGGTGGTGATTTCAATATTTTTGATATTGACGAAAAACACAGTAAAAAAATCAAAATTCAAAATCCAGTTATCTCAAACGAGGATTTGGATAAAATAAGAAACATTGATCACGCCGATTTCAAATCGGTTACTATTTCTACTTTATACAAAATAGAAAAAGGAGTGAACGGTTTAGAGCGTTCATTAGAAAAATGTATTCAAGCTACTTTCAAAGCAGTTTCAGAAGGATGCAACATTGTAATCCTTTCAGATAGAGGCGTTACTGAAAAATTAGCGCCAATCCCAATGTTATTGGCTTGTTCTTATATTCACCATACTTTAAACAAATTAGGGGTTCGTTCTAAATTTGGTATCATCATCGAATCGGCTGAACCACGTGAACCACACCACTTTGCTTTATTATTTGGATACGGTGCTAGTGCGATCAATCCGTATATGGTGAATGAAATCATTCATGACCAAGTAAACGAAGGACATATTACAGGAGTAAAAGCAGATTACGCTATTACAAACTACAATAAAGCCATTGCCAAAGGAATCGTTAAGATTATGAATAAAATCGGTATCTCTACCTTGCATTCCTACAAAGCGGCTCAAATTTTTGAAATTCTAGGTCTAAACAAATCGTTTAGCACTAAATATTTCCCTTTCACTCCTTCTCGAATTGAAGGAATTGGATTGATGGAAGTGGAAAAAGAAATCAAGAAAAGACACCAAAAAGCGTTTCCTAATTCTAAAATTGCCAACTTATTACCTTTAGAAATCGGTGGTATTTACAGATGGAGACGATCAGGGGAGAAACATATGTTCAACCCAACTACAATTGCTAAATTGCAACAAGCAGTTCGTTTGAACAGTCCAGAAGCCTACCAACAATATTCTGATATGGTGAATAATCAAAGTAAAAACTTGATGACCATTAGAGGTTTATTCGAATTCAACAATTTAGATCCAATTTCTATTGACGAAGTAGAACCATGGACCGAAATCGTTAAGAAATTCAAAACAGGTGCGATGTCTTATGGATCGATCAGTTCTGAAGCACACGAGAATTTAGCGATTGCGATGAACCGTATTGGTGGTAAGAGTAACTCTGGTGAAGGGGGTGAAAACCCAAAACGTTTCCAAAAAGAATTAAATGGTGACTCTAAAAATAGTGCTATCAAACAAGTAGCATCAGGACGTTTTGGTGTGTCGATTAACTATTTGACCAATGCCAAAGAAATCCAAATTAAAATGGCTCAAGGAGCAAAACCTGGTGAAGGTGGACAGCTTCCTGGAGAAAAAGTAGTGCCTTGGATTGCAGAAACAAGAAATTCAACTCCTTATGTAGGATTAATTTCTCCTCCTCCACACCACGATATTTATTCTATTGAAGATTTATCACAATTAATCTTTGACTTGAAAAATGCCAACCGTGAGGCACGTGTGAACGTAAAATTAGTATCTGAAGTGGGTGTTGGAACTATTGCTGCTGGTGTTGCCAAAGCAAAAGCCGACGTGATCTTGATTTCAGGATACGATGGAGGAACGGGTGCTGCACCATTGACTTCATTACAACATACTGGTATTCCATGGGAATTGGGATTGGCAGAAGCACAACAAACTTTAATTCTAAATGACTTAAGAAGTCGTGTCGTTTTAGAGTGTGACGGACAATTAAAAACAGGTCGTGACGTAGCCGTGGCTGCTTTATTAGGAGCAGAAGAATTCGGATTTGCAACCGCTCCATTAGTAGCGTCAGGTTGTATCATGATGAGAGCATGTCACTTGAACACTTGTCCAGTAGGTATTGCTACACAAGATCCTGAATTGAGAAAAAATTTCAAAGGAACTCCAGAACATGTGATCAACTTCATGTATTTTATTGCAGAAGAATTAAGACAAATCATGGCTCAATTAGGTTTCAGAACTTTGAAAGAAATGGTAGGTCAATCACAAAAATTAAATGTGAACAAAGCAATCGATCACTACAAAGCAAATGGTTTGGATTTATCAGCGATTTTATATAAACCAGAAAAAGCAAACGTAGTTCCAAATCACAATACAACATCGCAAGATCACGCCTTAGAAAACGTATTGGATTTTGATATTATCAAAGCAGCTATTCCTTCTATTTATAGAAAAGAGAAAACTAGAGTTACTTTCAATATCAAAAATACAGACCGTTCAGTAGGTGCTATATTAAGTAACGAAATTTCTAAAATATACGGAGCACAAGGTTTACCAGACGATACGATCTTGGTGGACTTTACAGGTTCGGCTGGACAAAGTTTTGGAGCATTTGCTACGAATGGATTGTCTTTCAAAATCCACGGTAACTGTAATGATTACTTAGGTAAAGGACTTTCTGGTGGTAAATTAATCATCAAAGTGCCACCAACGGCTACCTTCAAACCAGAAGAGAACATTATCATTGGTAACGTTGCGCTTTACGGAGCGATAACTGGTGAAGCCTATATCAATGGTATGGCTGGAGAACGTTTTGCCGTTCGTAATTCGGGTGCAACAGCAGTTGTAGAAGGAATTGGGGATCATGGTTGTGAATACATGACTGGTGGAAATGTAGTAATTCTAGGTAAAACTGGAAGAAACTTCGCTGCAGGTATGAGTGGTGGTATTGCTTATGTATACGATCCGGAGAAGAAATTCGACGCCACAGTTTGTAATATGGAAATGGTTGCATTCGAAGAAAACGATGCAGAAGATATTACTAAATTGAGACGATTGATTAAAAATCATTCTATGTATACGAATAGTCCATTGGCTAAACGAATTTTAGCCGATTGGGAAAATCAACAAAAACACTTTATCAAAGTGATGCCAACCGATTACAAAAAAGCATTACAAAGATTGGCAGAAGAAAATAAAGTGGAAGAATTAATAGCACAATAG